Proteins encoded in a region of the Metamycoplasma alkalescens genome:
- a CDS encoding RluA family pseudouridine synthase → MLKLIVNYAERIDKYIANNSSITRNDIQQLIQEGAVFVNQTKINKNKYIVKENDEIEIIRVIDKQINVEEQKIPLEIIYENDDYLVLNKPSGLVVHPAPGHKSNTLVNGLMYHFKNNLSNVNGLLRMGVVHRIDKDTSGLLIIAKNNQTHNYFASLLKNHQINRTYLAIVDKKINNKKLHIDLPIGRDAKNRQKYAVTEQNSKHAFTIIEVLDYLNINNQEKTLVKCNLKTGRTHQIRVHLNYIGHPVYGDPIYNKKVDEFNQRLHAVSLDFIDNKGNKMHFEAPIPKIMLDEMRNK, encoded by the coding sequence ATGTTGAAATTAATTGTTAATTATGCGGAGCGAATTGATAAATATATTGCCAATAATTCATCAATCACAAGAAATGACATTCAGCAACTAATTCAAGAGGGTGCTGTATTTGTTAATCAAACCAAAATTAATAAAAATAAATACATTGTCAAAGAAAATGATGAAATTGAAATTATTCGTGTAATTGATAAACAAATTAATGTTGAAGAACAAAAAATACCGCTTGAAATTATTTATGAAAATGATGATTATTTAGTTCTTAATAAACCAAGCGGTTTAGTTGTTCACCCTGCTCCAGGTCATAAAAGCAATACACTTGTAAACGGATTGATGTATCATTTTAAAAACAATTTAAGCAATGTCAACGGCCTTTTAAGAATGGGAGTTGTTCATCGAATTGATAAAGATACAAGCGGGTTATTAATCATTGCAAAAAACAATCAAACACATAATTATTTTGCTTCATTATTAAAAAATCATCAAATTAATCGAACTTATTTAGCGATTGTAGATAAAAAAATTAATAATAAAAAACTTCATATTGATCTTCCAATTGGTCGTGATGCTAAAAACCGCCAAAAATATGCTGTGACTGAACAAAATTCAAAACATGCTTTTACAATCATTGAAGTTTTAGATTATTTAAATATCAATAATCAAGAAAAAACCTTAGTCAAATGTAATTTAAAAACAGGACGAACACATCAAATAAGAGTGCATTTAAATTACATTGGTCATCCTGTTTATGGTGATCCAATTTATAATAAAAAAGTTGATGAATTTAATCAAAGATTACACGCAGTTTCGCTAGATTTTATTGATAATAAAGGAAATAAAATGCATTTTGAAGCACCGATTCCAAAAATTATGCTTGATGAAATGCGCAATAAATAA
- a CDS encoding YigZ family protein: MDFLEIKKSKFIPLLIDIKKKDELKNILVQLRQKHKKARHIVYAYIIKDNNNFMHGFSDDKEPKGVAGIPLYTLLVNKEIYNKLLVVIRYYGGIELGKSNLLRAYLQAAKLIIK; the protein is encoded by the coding sequence ATGGATTTCTTAGAAATTAAAAAATCAAAATTTATTCCACTTTTAATTGATATCAAAAAAAAGGATGAATTAAAAAATATTTTGGTGCAACTACGCCAAAAGCATAAAAAAGCAAGACATATTGTTTATGCCTATATTATCAAAGATAATAATAATTTTATGCATGGTTTTAGTGATGATAAAGAACCTAAGGGAGTAGCCGGAATTCCCCTATATACTCTTTTAGTCAATAAGGAAATTTATAATAAATTACTTGTTGTAATTCGTTATTATGGTGGAATTGAATTAGGAAAAAGCAATTTATTGCGTGCTTATTTACAAGCTGCAAAATTAATCATTAAATAA
- a CDS encoding MAG4530 family protein, which translates to MISQSKKDLLEKYYTNKVGLKHLWLFFSFFLVLGLLALNIAIIYGLTLVPSQSQSDLDKYKKLFPYFPIMLAILLTLLTLSTFWWVNSLAHILFVRYYHHNIFKAEKWLKVKLFTTLNIAAYKTLNKNLNMLSNKDKKFLFEMQEAELIPQGDYALALAYKDYYYKPNKIEFIAINENFNPKAIANSNNLEISSMNEVFIKAKYQDIDIEISRPRFIPLAYQKNKSKMILPNKNYLLALKLQQLLQIYQSKQAGKKVAEANIETNLSNIAFILAKEKNLCFKTIIKDFKNASIDHYFVNYFLKTFIFEDFEKLNDFQTMLNKFIDKSKNFNELKWFFEQFFLTIKNDKELSQLHHLMNKIIANKVEIDNKYLKNLSSKNKKRNGFKLQFTNLQEKQTYLAQFPNQFKSQLIANYYANFNNEQQNTIDMRAILLLELNKQLGVTNEK; encoded by the coding sequence ATGATATCACAATCTAAAAAAGATCTTTTAGAAAAATATTATACAAATAAAGTAGGTCTTAAACATTTATGATTATTCTTTTCATTTTTTCTTGTTTTGGGTTTATTGGCTTTAAATATTGCTATTATTTATGGCCTAACACTAGTACCATCTCAAAGTCAAAGTGATTTAGATAAATATAAAAAACTATTTCCATATTTTCCTATTATGTTAGCAATTCTACTTACTTTACTAACATTATCCACATTTTGATGAGTTAACTCACTAGCACATATTTTATTTGTGAGATATTATCATCATAATATTTTTAAAGCAGAAAAATGACTTAAAGTCAAATTATTTACTACTTTAAATATTGCTGCATACAAGACATTAAATAAAAACTTAAATATGCTTTCTAATAAAGATAAAAAATTTTTATTTGAAATGCAAGAAGCTGAATTAATTCCCCAAGGAGATTATGCATTAGCATTAGCTTATAAAGATTATTATTACAAACCTAATAAGATTGAATTTATTGCCATAAATGAGAATTTCAATCCAAAAGCAATTGCAAATTCGAATAATCTAGAAATTTCTTCTATGAATGAAGTATTTATTAAAGCTAAATATCAAGACATTGATATTGAAATATCAAGACCTAGATTTATTCCATTAGCTTATCAAAAAAATAAATCAAAAATGATTTTGCCAAATAAAAATTATTTATTAGCACTGAAACTACAACAATTATTGCAAATTTATCAAAGCAAACAAGCAGGAAAAAAAGTTGCTGAAGCAAACATTGAAACTAATTTAAGTAATATAGCTTTTATTCTTGCAAAAGAAAAAAATCTTTGTTTTAAAACAATAATTAAAGATTTTAAAAATGCTTCAATTGATCATTATTTTGTTAACTACTTTTTAAAAACTTTTATTTTTGAAGACTTTGAGAAACTAAATGATTTCCAAACAATGCTTAATAAATTTATTGATAAAAGCAAAAACTTTAATGAACTAAAATGATTCTTTGAACAATTTTTCTTAACAATCAAAAATGATAAAGAATTAAGTCAATTGCATCATTTAATGAATAAAATCATTGCTAATAAAGTTGAAATTGATAACAAATATTTAAAAAACTTAAGCTCAAAAAATAAAAAACGAAATGGGTTTAAACTTCAATTTACTAATCTGCAAGAAAAACAAACTTATTTAGCACAGTTTCCAAATCAATTTAAATCACAATTAATTGCTAACTATTATGCTAACTTTAATAATGAGCAACAAAATACAATTGATATGCGCGCAATTTTACTTTTAGAATTAAATAAACAACTAGGAGTTACAAATGAAAAATAA
- a CDS encoding PQ-loop domain-containing transporter has product MTVLQIFIQIFGALGALTTILLGVPQLIRLMKTKKSEDPSYVSFWIFYVGILIWIVYGVFTPNENGWYIFLANLVCSFIFALTIFYSYHYNLKTTNKQRNIVIAVISMMQILVIAFLVVFIILLVQKIQTGFFYPVDANGKNIGKIAFFNQTTSLLIGLITPSFTTLAFMPQLIKGLIHKKFQGISPWMLLIFLLNNVWWITFFILSIIKAKKINTEAELSTMNALIGALVWQLLSLTIYSVQFGFVLAYEIKTTKKQQLITKSV; this is encoded by the coding sequence ATGACTGTATTACAAATTTTTATCCAAATATTTGGAGCTTTGGGTGCACTCACAACAATTTTATTAGGTGTACCTCAATTAATAAGATTAATGAAAACAAAAAAATCTGAAGATCCAAGTTATGTTTCTTTTTGAATATTTTATGTTGGGATTTTAATTTGAATTGTTTATGGTGTATTTACACCAAATGAAAATGGATGATATATCTTTTTAGCAAATTTAGTTTGTTCATTTATTTTTGCCTTAACAATTTTTTATTCATATCATTACAATTTAAAAACAACAAACAAACAAAGAAATATTGTTATTGCAGTAATTTCAATGATGCAGATCTTAGTAATTGCTTTTTTAGTTGTTTTTATTATTTTATTAGTTCAAAAAATTCAAACAGGATTCTTTTACCCAGTTGATGCAAATGGAAAAAACATTGGTAAAATTGCCTTTTTTAATCAAACAACGTCGCTATTAATTGGGTTAATTACACCTTCATTTACAACTTTAGCATTTATGCCACAGTTAATTAAAGGTTTGATTCATAAAAAATTCCAAGGAATATCACCTTGAATGCTTTTAATCTTTTTATTAAATAATGTTTGATGAATTACATTTTTCATTTTAAGCATTATTAAAGCTAAAAAAATTAATACTGAAGCTGAATTATCAACCATGAATGCCTTAATTGGTGCCCTTGTTTGACAATTGCTTTCATTAACAATTTATTCAGTTCAGTTTGGTTTTGTGCTTGCTTATGAAATCAAAACAACAAAAAAACAACAATTAATAACAAAAAGTGTCTAA
- a CDS encoding ABC transporter permease: protein MENILFAESTTPAQTEPKPAGSFLIFTLVITILLIINLYFLIKFFFYYKKSIDKTKSILGEYLVKKYIQGINLRSNGFFNIFFIGCLILAQIILSSVSLSRVYANFELNKSYIPIFSAGIATGVILLLSLIFGQVAIYFIKFNYPQYKLKKDSIHSELLSLKEFKRNELNANYPEKIQIDFDKLRQENVLLFNLFQRWMNFYNNMNAEVLVTKKHQKISEDAKKQVQKSQDSQLKTKKQFSFQKQYNLFLNQLFKIIFFGEAIEEINKKEALKQEFYQDKLISSKPKNLQANNADKQNDLEKEIAWMSQMDDKAKIIQENKKITTLSKEEFKKKYEEYVYVTRSMDPLYQGLQKNSWLFYRDSEIEDLFFNVNTSISYHLNEEEFVYEKELSEFLKEYKDYLISKFLLTR, encoded by the coding sequence ATGGAAAATATTTTATTCGCAGAATCAACAACCCCAGCACAAACTGAACCAAAACCAGCAGGATCGTTTTTAATTTTTACTTTAGTCATTACAATTTTGCTAATTATTAATCTTTATTTTTTAATCAAATTCTTTTTTTATTACAAAAAAAGCATTGATAAAACAAAAAGCATTTTAGGTGAATATTTAGTTAAAAAATATATTCAAGGAATTAATCTAAGAAGCAATGGTTTTTTTAATATCTTTTTTATTGGATGTTTAATCTTAGCGCAAATTATTTTATCATCAGTTTCGCTTTCAAGAGTATATGCTAATTTTGAATTAAATAAATCATATATTCCAATTTTTAGTGCCGGAATTGCAACAGGAGTAATTTTATTATTAAGTCTAATTTTTGGTCAAGTAGCAATTTATTTCATCAAATTTAATTATCCGCAATATAAATTAAAAAAAGATAGCATTCATTCTGAATTACTTTCATTAAAAGAATTTAAACGCAATGAATTAAATGCTAATTATCCAGAAAAAATTCAAATTGATTTTGATAAATTACGCCAAGAAAATGTTTTATTGTTCAATTTATTTCAACGCTGAATGAATTTTTATAACAACATGAATGCCGAAGTTTTAGTCACAAAAAAGCATCAAAAAATCTCAGAAGATGCAAAGAAGCAAGTTCAAAAAAGCCAAGATTCTCAATTAAAAACAAAAAAACAATTTAGTTTTCAAAAACAATACAACTTATTTTTAAATCAGTTGTTTAAAATCATTTTTTTTGGTGAAGCAATTGAAGAAATTAATAAAAAAGAAGCATTAAAACAAGAATTTTATCAAGATAAATTAATCTCTTCGAAACCAAAAAACCTGCAAGCAAATAATGCTGACAAGCAAAATGATCTAGAAAAAGAAATTGCTTGAATGTCACAAATGGATGATAAAGCAAAAATAATCCAAGAAAATAAAAAAATTACAACTCTTTCAAAAGAAGAATTTAAAAAGAAATATGAAGAGTATGTTTATGTAACTCGTTCAATGGATCCTTTATATCAAGGATTGCAAAAAAATTCATGACTATTTTATCGTGATTCAGAAATTGAGGATTTATTTTTCAATGTCAATACATCAATTTCTTACCATTTGAATGAGGAAGAATTTGTTTATGAAAAAGAATTATCAGAATTTTTAAAAGAATATAAAGACTATTTAATTTCAAAATTTTTATTAACAAGATAA